Genomic segment of Triticum aestivum cultivar Chinese Spring chromosome 6A, IWGSC CS RefSeq v2.1, whole genome shotgun sequence:
CCCGAGGGCACCAGCAACGCAACCGAGCGGGAGGGGACCGGACGCGACAACTGGGACAAACCAGGGCACCACTGGCCCGACCAGGCCACCATTGGCCCAGATGGGCCCACAAAGTCCCCCCGCCACGTTGCAGCACGCTGGCTTCCAACGCCACCGTCGACGCCccacctccacctccaaggagcctcGCCGTCGTGCAGAGAGCCTCGGCCCGCCCAAACCCAGATGGGGCCCAGAGGGCCTAGATCTGGGCCTAGCGGGGGCCGCCGGCTGAGCTCCCGCACCACCGAGCCATCCCGCAGCCAACGGCTGCACCACCACACCTAAGGGACCCGAGGCCCGCGGGAACCACTCCGCCGCTAGGAGGAGCCCCCACGCCCCCGCGTCACGCCTAAGGCACCCTAGGCCAGACGGCCAGAAAACGCCACGGGGTATTTTCCGCGAGGAAAAAGGATTATGCATGATACAAGTGAAACGTCGCAAAATAGAGCAAATTTTGTAGTGATtacatttgcatatatgaaatctgCATCCCAATCCCCATTACACACGCCTAACCCTCATCATGTGTCTACTGTGTCCAAATCAAAATTAGGAACTAATCTCCGCCGACCAAGAAGGTGTCGTGGGCACATGAGAGAGCACAACAGAGGGGCTTACATGAAAGCGCAGGCAGGGGAAGCCGGCGAGGAGCTGCTTCTCCCAGCCAAACAATGATGGCTAGGGTTCGGCGCTGGTGGTGCCATGACTTGCGTGCGTGAGGAAGGGAACCAAAtgaagggaaggaaggggaggggaggggagcaaATCGAAGGTGGGCAAGAGAAAGAGAGTACCTATTGCCGGAGCAGACGGAGGAAGCTCCATGGTGTGGGTTGCCCCTGACGACCGCACGGATGAGCAGAGTAGAAGTCGACGGGGAAGCAGGATTCCCGTCCTCGGGCATGTCCGCATCGTCGGAGGTCCTGTCCCGGCCTCCGTCGAGGCCCTGGGCTGCCGCGGCAAATCTGGGCCGCTGCCTGACCTGCTCGCTCACCCGATgtccctcttctcttctctcctcttctcttATCTTGTGATGAGGGGAGGGAAGGGtgaggaggagggggtggcggtggcggcctttagatatattttgatttgatttggatACTAGATTAAAACTAACATTATGATAAGTATTGATAGCACACATTAATATCTCACGAAATAATCGTGTCAACATTGACATACTTTTGCTATAAATACTCACACAACCATCAGTTTCATTTAGAAAAAACAACACACGATACCTTTTGGATATGGCATCGTACATGAAGAAGGTTGCTGAAGGACCACTGGGAACTGGCAAGGCTTTCATATGCCTGTCGCTGTTGATGCTGCTCGTGCTGTCATCTGGTAGGAAGAGCATCATTATCCCACACATCTCCCGATCGGACTGATCCAAATTAGTTAAGTTGATGGTTAATTTGTATTGTCTGTGGATGGATGCAGAAAAAATGGAGTCGTATGGCTGCATAAAGCGGAAGAGCGGGAAGTGGCTCAACGACACTTGCTTCATACCAGGCACCTGCAACGCACCCTGCAGAGACGAGGGCTTCGACAGTGGCCATTGCAAGAACCTCTGGACATGCATCTGCTACAAGAACTGCACCGGCTTATCCCTCTAGCCACCACATGCATGAACGATCGGCATGTACTCCGACTACAATAAATTAACAAGTTCTATTCATGGCATAAACATCTATTCCCTCTGCCCCACAATATAAGATGTTCAAGTTCGGTTGGCATGCACTCCCACTAAAACAAACTAATAAGTTCTATTCATGGTATAAATATCTACTCCCCTGTCGTACAATATAAGACGTTCAAGTTTACGAAAATGTCTTATattggatggagggagtaatacACTATGCTCCTTAATTTTAGAGCCCCCATTCAATCGAGGTGTTATATTTAAATTTGGTTTTACGATTTTGACTGGATCAACGATTTCAAAAGGAGCTCTCTCGCTAATCAATTTTGAATTTGATTCATGAATTTGGTTGGGTCGACAAGTTCTCAAATTAATCGGCCAGAACCAGCCTAAGAAACATATCAGTCCCATGCATCCTCTCATCACCTAGAACAAAAAGTGTCTATAAGTGACACTGTAGCACCAATCATATCTCTATCTAAATCTATATCTACACCTAATCTATCTatatctatgtttatctttatctaATAATAAAGCAGCTATTGCTTTTGTCCACTCACCGTCGTGCACTTTTTACAGAAAAGCCCTTGTGGTTTTCGGTAATTGAACTGCAGTCCCTTTTATAGTCGATCTGAGAAAATGTTTTGTTTTTACAAAAAAACCTGCACTATCCAGAAAAAAATGTCTTCCTCTCTTATCCATGGAGCCCATTTTGTCATGCGCCGGCGGCCGCCGTGCCTCGCACGGGAGAATGGTGGACGCCTCACCGGGGCATATGCTCGCGTGAGGGGCGGCGCCCTTGCCGGCGGCGGAGATGGCTTCTGTCACACAACAAGGTGGATAGGGTCAACGCGACGGCTCGAGTGGTTGGGGGCGGCGCGGCTGCTCGATCAGAACGGCGGGGGCgctggatcggcggcggcggctggagcttgCAGAACGGCGGCAGCAGCAGATGGAGCTTGCAGTATGGCGGCAGCGGTGGATGGAAGCCGGCGGATGAGAGTGGAGGTTGGAGTGGCGAACAGGGGCGGCGAGCGGGATCGAGCGGCGCTGGTCACTGCCTCTATGCGTCTGTGTGTTTTTTTTTGTTGAGAAAAAGTGCGCCTATGCATGTGATGGCGTTAGGAGAAGATGGGGATCGGGAGGCTGAGGGGATCGACTAGGGTTAGAGTAGTGGGGGCGAATGGGCTTTAGGGGTTAGGTGGGCCAGCCTGCTAAGTTGCTCCTTTTTTTGCGCAGGAAATTAGTCTGGCTGAAAAAAAAAGCTATATGAGTGCTCTGTTAGGGTTCCGCCAAGTCCCAAGTGGGCTCCTAATCAGCCTTTTCATTAGAAAATAGTCCCACCCTTGCTAAAAAAAATTAGCTCCAcatctctcaagttcttcacagtgtccagcagatataaatcccaagtgactcaaagataagagctatgctccccggcaacggcgccagaaaaaggttcttgataacccacaagtataggagatcgcaacagctttcgagggtagagtattcaacccaaatttattgattcgacagaagaggagccaaagaatattctcaagtattagcagctgagttgtcaattcaaccacacctgaaaacttagtatctgcagcaaagtgtttagtagcaaagtaatatgatagtggtggtagcggcaacaaaagtaaagacagcaaaagtaatgtttttggtattttgtagtgattataacagtagcagcgggaaagtaaataagcgagaaccagtatatggaaaactcgtaggcaccggatcagtgatggataattatgccggatgtggttatcatgtaacagtcataacatagggtgacacagaactagctccaattcatcaatgtaatgtaggcatgtattccgtatatagtcatacgtgcttatggaaaaaaagttgtatgacatcttttgtcctaccctcccgtggcagcggggtcctatcggaaactaagggatattaaggcctccttttaatagagaaccggaacaaagcattagcacatagtgaatacatgaactcctcaaactatggtcatcaccaggagtggtcccgattattgtcacttcggggttgctggatcataacatagtaggtgactatagacttgcaagataggatcaagattcaagaactcacatatattcatgaaaacataataggttcagatctgaaatcatggcactcgggccctagtgacaagcattaagcatagcaaagtcatagcaacatcaatctcagaatatagtggatactatggatcaaaccctaacaaaactaactcgattacatgataaatctcatccaacccatcaccgtccagcaagcctacgatggaattactcacgcacggcggtgagcatcatgaaattggtgatggaggatggttgatgatgacgacggcgacgaatccccctctccggagccccgaacggacttcagatcggccttcccgagaggttttagggcttggcgacggctctgtatcgtaaaacgcgatgatttcttttctctgattttttctccgaaagcaaatatatagagttggagttggcgtcggagggcatccagggggcccacgaggtagggggcgcgccctagagggggggcgccccccaccctcgtggatagggtgtgggccccctggtcttcatctttgtcgaggattttttattattttttctaagatgttccgtggagtttcaggtcattccgagaatatttactttttgcacataaaacaacaccatggcaattctgctgaaaacaacgtcaatccgggttagttccattcaaatcatacaagttagagtccaaaataagggcaaaagtatttggaaaagtagatacgacggagacgtatcatgagtcGAGATTACCAACTCCCACTTAGGAGTAGAAATTTGCTTAAGATTTGATTTGAATGAGTTAATGGATGAAGAAGTTGTTTTCGAAAAGTGAAGATTTGATTAAGTTAATGCATGCATCAAATGGGCCCGCACAAATTGGTTGTGCTTGAGCGAATGGTTGTTTGTAAGACGCTCATGGGCGTAATATAGGATTTGCCGAGGGGTTGGTGGGTGTGAGGCGAAATTACCAACTCcccctttaggagtagagattttcTTTAGATTTGATTTGAACGAGTTAACGGATGAAATTGTTTTGGGAAAGTGCGAATTTGATTGAGTTCATGAACGCATCAAATGGGCCAGCCCAAATTTGTTGCACTTGACCGAATGGTCGTCTGTAAGACGCTCGTGGGCATAATATAGGGTTTTTTAGCAATCATAATACAGCGTTTGCCGAGGGGTTGGTGGGAGTGAGGCGAGACTACCAACTCCCCCTTTAGAAGTAGAGATAATCTTAAGATTTGAGTTGAACGAGTTAATGGATGAAATTCTTTTGGAAAAGTGTAGATTTGGTTGAGTTAATGCACGCATCAAATGGGCCCGCGCAAATTGATTGCGCTTGAGGGAATGGTCGTCTATAAGACGCTCGTGGGCGTAATATAGGGTTTGCCGAGGGGTTGCTGAGAGTGAGGCAAGACTACCAACTCCCCCTTAAGGTGTAGAGATTTTTTGATGATTTAATTTGAACGAGTTAATGGATGAAGTTGTTTTGAAAAAGTGCAGATTAGATTGAGTTCATGCATGCATCAAATAGGCCCTCCCAAATTGGTTGTCCTTGAGCGAATGGTCGTCTGTAAGATGCTCATGGGCGTAATACAGGGGTTACCGAGGGGTTGATGGGAgtgaagcgagactaccaactgctccttTAGGAATAGAGATTCTGAGCCAGACGAAAATTATGGGAGGGAGGTGGACGGATGAAATTACAGTGGTAAGAAACGCTTCTCTTTTTAATAATAGGTATAGATTTAGAGCTTCTTGTATATTGCTTCACTATGAAAACAATAATTATTCCCCTTTATTATTGTACTCGTACTCCATTTTTCCTTTCAAAAAGGACATAATCAATCAATCATGTCTAAAACTAGGCGTTAGGATAAGGCACCAGCCATGTTTAGAAGTGGAACTAAAATTAGCTAGACATTAGGATATGCATTGATAGCACGCATTAATATCTTACCAAATAATCGTGTCAACATTGACATACTTTTGCTATAAATACTCACACAACCATCGGTTTCATTTAGAAAAAACAACACACATTACCTCTTCGATATGGCATCATACATGAAGAAGGTTGCTGAAGGACCACTGGGAACCGGCAAGGCTTTCATATGCCTGGCGATGTTGATGCTGCTCGTGCTGTCATCTGGTAGGAAGAGCATCATCCCACACATCTTCCGATCAGACTGATCCAAATTAGTTAAGTTGATGGTTAATTCGTATTGTCTGTGAATGGATGCAGGAAAAATGGGGGCGCATGGCTGCGAAAAGCGGAAGAGCGGGAGGTGGACCAACGACACTTGCATCATAGCAGGCACCTGCAACGGGCCCTGCCGGGACGAGGGCTTCGACAACGGCCATTGCCATAACACCTGGGAATGCATCTGCTACAAGAACTGCGGCTTATCCCTCCAGCCACCGCATGCATGAACGATCGGCATGTACTCCGACTAAAATAAATTAATAAGTTCTATTCGTggcataagagcaactccaacggattGACTTAAACGGACGGCGATTTCATCCGCTTTTTGTCTTATTGGGTCGGCCAGACGGACACGGATGCCCGTTTCCACATTTTGGTCGGCGCGTGCGCCCAACACTGGCCTGAGACTCATTTTAACGGCGCCAAAAAAATAAACGCATGCAtattaaaaaaagagaaacaacattaattaaacattaaagccggccacgaaggccggcgagagtccacgcgtccacacttgcatttagaaaaaaataaaaatagcctaaactacgaggcggcgcgctgccctacgcgccgtcgttgtcgtcctcggggtccgtgaggtcgatgagcgtcggcgccggcCCGGCCCAGGCGAACGTCGTGTTCCAGAGTGTCGTCATGTCGGGCTGTGCCGGCGCAGGCTGTGTCGGCGCAGGCAGTGCCGGGGCGGGGGGGTGTGCGGCCGCCTGTGCAGCCACGGCCTAGCGCGCCTCCTCCTCGAGATAGCGAtcgagcatctcctcgtactcgcCACGACGGCGCTGGCGCCACATCTCGAGGTACGCCTGCTCCTGCACCGGCGTCGCCCCCAGCCAAACCGGTGGCGCGGACACCCACTCGCGCACCACTCCCCTCCAGGAGAAGCGCGCGATCGGCTCGGGCTCTGGCTCCGGCTGCAGCTCCGGCTTGATGGGGGACGGCCAGGCCACCGGCGGCACCACGCGATCGCCCGTCGCCGTGAGGGCAAGGGCCGCGACCCCGCCTACACAACCAACTCGCCCAACTGGGCGAGCTGGTTcaccttcgagcacgaggaggcgaggcgacggggcgtgcgcgaggtcgaccggaggtcgccgccaccggcgctcgtcgtccgcgaggaggactagacggcggaggacgcctaccaggcggcccttgcggccgtatattgggagagcgaggaggacgagcggcgcagggcggaggcggcggaggcggacgaggaggctcgatacgaggcggcaatggcgcaggcccttgccctctccgcggcgggcgacGGCGTGGTGTCaccggtggccccgccgtcccccaTCAAGCCGGAGCCAGAGCAGGAGCCGtcccccatcgagcgctactcctggccaggagtagtgcgcgagtgggtaCGCGCACCGCTAGTCTGGATGGGAGCGACGCCGGCGCAGGAGCAGGCGTACCTCGAGCACTGGCGCAAGATCAGGGTGGCCGAGGAGCGCCGCGACGgcgagtacctcgagatgctcgcgtgcgacctcgaggaggagtagcgcgaggccgaggaggaggcgcgccaggccacggctgcacaggcggccgcaccccccccccccccccccgcgcgccggcACAGCCCGACATGACAGCACTCTGGAACACAGCGTTCGCCTGGGCCGGgccggcgccgacgctcatcgacctcacggaccccgaggacgacgacggcgCCTAGGGCAGCGCGACGCCTCGTAGTTTAGGCTGTTTTTTTAAATgcaaatgtggacgcgtggactctcgccggccttcgtggccggctttaatATTTAATTAATGTTGTTCTCTCTTTTTTAATATGCATGCTTCATTTTTTGCGTCGTCAAAATGGATTCAGACCAGCGTTGGGCGCACACGCCGACCCAAATGCGAAAGCGGACATCCGTGTCCGTctagccgacccaaacggacaaaaagtggacaaaatcgccgtccgtttgggtcggcccgttggagttgctctaagtggCCTAAGATGCCTCCAGTCAAATCTGTACCCTCCATATCCAATCCAATAGCCCAGGTTTCATCTCCAACAGGCGCTGAACGCGGCGCGCGCAAAAAACAGTTTTAGCGCACGCCCATCACCTGGTTTTGGCGCAGCGcctgctccagcagccgcgctaaaatgcagcgcgcgcgccgctccagcagcgcgcaaaaatgcagcgcgcgcgactcgcacaaacaacatatgcattcgaaaacagaagcaaaaagatcaaaacaaacaaaaataaatagttcgatttcgtttattacaactcaaacaaacagtttatcattcaatacaacaaatagtttaACAATACAATAACGAAggcacaaatcatgatgctctttgtcgtccattccatgcccaccactccttGATGAGATCCTTCTGCGGGatgtcgaatggcatgataggaggcaacaaaatgggccaccctttcagccctccgtcgcactcgcaccggatgtcccaagagctcatactgagagtagtctacatcttggccacgctcattctcgatgatcatgttgtgcatgatcacacaagcgtgcattatgtaccaaagcatcttctgatcccaaaatctagtcggtcctctcacaatagcaaatcgggcttgcaaaatcccaaaagatctctccacatcttttctagccgccgcctgagcattgtggaaatcaagatttttcttatcTTCTGGCTTTTTCAACGGCTTGACAAAGGTTTGCCACTTTGAATAGATGtcatccgctagataatagccatagttgtatgtacggccatttgctacaaactgcatcAGTGCCAACTCCCCATTTGCAATCTtactcatcagtggtgaccggttgacaacattggtgtcattcaaagatccaggcattccaaagaatgcatgccaaatccaagtctcttgatcggccaccgcttcaaggattatagtggaaccctttttttggccgtggaattgcccatgccatgcctttggacaattcttccaagttcaatgcatgcaatctattgagccaagcatgccaggaaagccgcgagctttgttcatcgcccaaagccttgcgacgtcttcagcgttgggagatctcaaatactcctcgccaaacacttgcacaattccgactgcgaagcgcttgacacacatgatggcttggctctcacccatagccaagtaATCATCAACTAGATTAGCCggtataccgtatgccaacatacgcaaagaagctgtcaccttctgaaaggtgctatgcccgagctctccggcgacattcctcctttgctgaaaaaagcgGTCATGGCACGCTAATTTCTCTGCAATTCGCCtaaacaactcggtgctcatcctaaaccggtgACGAAAATACGACTCGGGATATGCGGGATTCTCCGTAAAATAATGCCTAATCAATCTATTGTGGGCATTGATCCTATCCCTTCAAATTTTTTGCcaacccataaccgaaccaccgtgcttcgggtTTTTTATTAATATGcgtagctaggatcattgcaagatcctcctcctcttccatatcaaattcttcttcagaagaatcatacgacgaactcatctacaatgttgaaTACTATGCTATAAATAaaaaactacaatcaacatgcacGAAATTCATGGCTTTTGAGCAATGCATACCTTctaggcgttttgtcgaacaccttgcggcgccgagcggcagcgagcgcgcgggcgctgttcgtcggaggacCAGCACGCGCGCGGGGCGGCTGGACTAGAGGGGGGCGGAGAAAGTGCGCGCGGGGCGGAGATAGGCCGGGGAGTCGCCGGGtggcgcggtcggcggcggcggcgcggctggatgGGGGTGGGAGGTGCGAGAGAACGCGCGAGAGTCCAGCTCGCGGGAGCGGGTGCAGCAAATAAGCGGCGTGCGATTGCGTTTCGGCCCGCGCGCTGGACTACGTATGCCGCGCGCGCTGTTTTCGCGCACCCGCTAGAGCAACTATTctggttgcgcgcgcgctaaaacgggGGATTTTGCGACGCGGCGCTAGTTTgtcgcgcctgttggagatgctctaagcccaGATTCTATGCTAGTTGCCTCCACCCAGAGTGGTGTCAATGCATGCAAGGCATagatggagaaggaggaggactgCATGAGTTGTAGGTCTGTCTAGGAtactatgtcacatctaagctgatgtccattctgtttgtggtctatatttttcctagtttttttgtttcttgttgttgcattatatatttatgggagtttagatgtg
This window contains:
- the LOC123131343 gene encoding defensin J1-2-like, with the translated sequence MASYMKKVAEGPLGTGKAFICLSLLMLLVLSSEKMESYGCIKRKSGKWLNDTCFIPGTCNAPCRDEGFDSGHCKNLWTCICYKNCTGLSL
- the LOC123131344 gene encoding defensin J1-2, giving the protein MASYMKKVAEGPLGTGKAFICLAMLMLLVLSSGKMGAHGCEKRKSGRWTNDTCIIAGTCNGPCRDEGFDNGHCHNTWECICYKNCGLSLQPPHA